The proteins below are encoded in one region of Pomacea canaliculata isolate SZHN2017 linkage group LG7, ASM307304v1, whole genome shotgun sequence:
- the LOC112568042 gene encoding neural cell adhesion molecule 1-like, translating to MYGQDALLNCSSSASVPRETNLLFSNWKSLEGARYRKENDYVIIANFSRADEGMYRCSIRLHEIGDSKNYELHLLAAVPPKVNGSMTFWPPEPKVGQNLKIICDISAKPDPVYQFYKVEGNNTRIIQSNDVTNGTLLLKNLTQADDGEYKCVATNGWGSASQTISIDVLSPLAITYAGVDSKNKLEGSEGRLKCNVTGDPEPVVSWKRGNFYFYNQSKSEISGRIYTKTERATDKIKGSKIVVHTLIFRSLEASDMSTYTCEASNMFARVNATVPLAVQFKPNFSKQMTTRFYSWRQTNATLTCTAIGNPEPLLSWFYNGTKIENRGDLEIKTTVVEETSPVQVISTLKVSVSNGNNNRKLGNYTCKAENKHGHTEKQLELVEAYLPDAPEVTLVDLKPSSLGLSVKPPLDNGGLPIKKYNIEYTPKNNTVFTQKLDVSINPAKPFNTYVKLTGLQIKTTYMINVSAVTDVGRGLASCITASTLDVCEPDNVTIISDKAGNESQHYTLLWIPEYSGRMQCHRLQHRIC from the exons ATGTATGGGCAAGATGCTCTGCTCAACTGTTCGTCATCCGCCAGCGTTCCGCGGGAAACcaatttgttgttttctaaCTGGAAATCTCTTGAAGGAG CCCGGTACCGTAAAGAGAATGATTACGTCATCATCGCCAACTTTTCCCGGGCAGATGAGGGGATGTATCGCTGCAGCATCCGTCTCCATGAAATCGGAGACTCCAAGAATTACGAGCTTCACCTTCTAGCCGCTG tgcCCCCCAAAGTCAATGGGTCCATGACATTTTGGCCTCCTGAGCCAAAAGTGGGGCAGAATCTAAAAATCATTTGTGACATCAGTGCCAAACCAGATCCCGTTTATCAATTCTATAAG GTGGAAGGAAACAACACTAGAATAATTCAAAGTAATGATGTCACAAATGGGACACTGCTGCTGAAGAACCTCACACAAGCAGACGATGGAGAATACAAGTGCGTGGCTACCAACGGTTGGGGCAGTGCGTCTCAAACCATTTCCATTGATGTGCTCA GTCCTTTAGCCATCACATATGCAGGAGTTGACtcgaaaaataaattagaaggGTCAGAAGGTCGACTGAAGTGCAACGTTACTGGTGATCCAGAGCCTGTTGTATCATGGAAGAGAGGGAACTTTTACTTTTACAATCAGTCCAAGTCTGAAATT AGTGGAAGGATATACACCAAGACAGAGAGAGCGACAGATAAAATCAAAGGTTCCAAAATTGTAGTTCATACTTTAATCTTCCGCTCACTGGAAGCAAGTGACATGTCCACATACACCTGTGAGGCATCCAATATGTTTGCAAGGGTCAATGCAACAGTGCCTCTTGCTGTTCAGT TTAAGCCAAACTTCAGTAAGCAAATGACAACAAGATTTTATTCCTGGAGACAAACCAATGCTACTCTAACATGCACAGCCATTGGAAACCCTGAGCCTTTACTGTCCTGGTTCTACAACGGCACAAAGATAGAAAATAGAGGTGACTTAGAGATAAAGACTACGGTTGTTGAGGAAACATCCCCAGTCCAGGTTATCAGCACATTAAAG gtgTCTGTCAGTAATGGCAACAATAACAGGAAATTGGGGAACTATACCtgcaaagcagaaaataaacatgggCACACAGAAAAACAGCTGGAACTTGTTGAAGCCT ATCTACCGGATGCCCCAGAAGTCACACTCGTGGACCTCAAGCCTTCTTCCTTAGGGTTGTCTGTGAAGCCTCCACTGGACAATGGCGGCCTGCCCATTAAAAAGTACAACATTGAGTACACGCCTAAAAACAACACAGTCTTCACTCAGAAATTGGATGTCAGCATTA ATCCTGCCAAGCCATTCAACACTTATGTGAAGCTTACAGGTCTGCAAATAAAGACCACATACATGATCAACGTGTCTGCTGTCACAGACGTGGGCAGAGGCTTGGCTTCATGTATCACAGCATCAACACTTGATGTCT GTGAACCAGACAATGTCACCATAATATCGGACAAAGCTGGTAATGAGTCACAGCATTACACTCTGTTGTGGATCCCTGAATACTCTGGGAGGATGCAATGTCACAGGCTACAACATAGAATATGCTAA